From Brassica oleracea var. oleracea cultivar TO1000 unplaced genomic scaffold, BOL UnpScaffold01189, whole genome shotgun sequence:
GAGCCGGCGAAAGCAGTGCTAAAGAAACCACCACCTCCCAGAGACAAAAGTCGGCGAAGCTGATGTTGAACGAACCACCGCAATCCGGAGACAGAGCCGGCCGACCACCACCGAAGAGAAATGTGCGACGCCAAAGTCAAAAAACCGATCTGGACAACTCTCTAATCTCTACTCTTTGTGAAAGATTGAGATTTGGAACAACGAAAGTAAAGAGAAAATCATCTCTctagaagagaggagagagagtcccAGAACTCGAGcttctaagaccatgattaacccggggttcttagagtggggtttttagcggaagttaagaaacagtttcttaacttctgcTAAGAACTCCATCTTAAGAaactcgggttaatcatgctctaaatgATGATAAATACAGTAAATAAAAGCAATAATTGTGTAAAGCTAATAAAGGGATGGGAACAGAGGCACATGCAGCCACGCGCCTGTGTCTGCTTTGTATGTAAACAAATGGTAAAAATATGCCTCAGACTCGGAGGAACATAATCCCAACTGGATCATGCAATGATGAGATTTACCTTTCCTACCCCCTCCCGATTTGTTTACCCTTttctgttttcttattttcaaactaacaaaattaaatccgcttagtatatttttcaaatcCGCTTATTAACTCATGGATCACGGTAAAAGTAAACTTCattttgaagaatatatactCCACTTCGGCTATATTTTGGTCTTATCTAATGAAAGCCAACATGATTATATGTAGCCCTACAAGGAAcgcttccaaaaaaaaaaggaatattccaaaatatataaaagaatattaacGAGAAATATATCGTTTTTTTCATAGAAGTATAGACCACAACTGTAGTTATGTCATGGGTGCATTCCCtcttttctcttattttcttatttaaacttTTACTATTCGGTTCCAGATATTTTAATAATTGGTACTATGATACCTGATACTatgaaacatttatataaatgtaagaGTAAGGACAAGAGACAAATAAACAATTGTAATAAGCATCCAATGTTTTAAAATCCAAATAAGAACAACCTTTCCATATTcatgcaattgaaaaaaaactgataaaccCACAAAATCAAAACCTATAGTGATTACTTAATCAAGATCGGAAATCTCGATATAAACCTtgtgtttttttcatttgtacAACTAACAAAGGCTAAACTGATTaattagaagaaaataaagagagagagagagagagagagagggctGTACAAGTGGAACGTaactagaaagaaaaaaaaactaccatcTTCTTTCCGCATGCtattttcattcttttaatGGCTTAACTCGATCCCACTTGTAGCGACCTTGGAGCGGTTTGTCATTAACGATATCGAAGTTGTACCTGCGTGTCAAAAAGTGTTCGTTATTAGAATTCCCATTCTCTCGTTGGTGTAATGATGCTAAAGTACGCGTCGGATCATCTCTTATCGTGCGCAGACATTCTTCCCCAAACCCAAAGCAACCGCGCACACACATACGTGAGAAGAAAATTAAAGGAAGAAGAGATCGGAGATGAGACTCACTTATCCATGAAACGCTTCTGATCTTTATTCTCTAGCTCCGATAAGAACTCCTCAATCTCCGCCGGCGTCGGATTCTTGCTCACTTCCGGTGAACTTTTCCGATCATCCCTCTCTACCGCCGATGATGATTCCAACTCTGTTGTCTCTCCCAAAGCTTCACTCGCTGGATTCGCCTCGTTTCTGTGAGAGATGCGCCCAGAAACAGAGAGATCATCGGAGATTTGATGAGTCTGAACACACAAAACGGAAAAGAAAATCAATGAAGATTCACAGATTTGAGTCATCGAATGATTGTTTCAAACAGAGACGAGCTTCTGATTTTCGAAAAATCTCACCTCCAGATCTACAGAAACAGTCGGACTCTTCCTCGGGATTTCGTTCGATTCACTGCTGAAACAGATGATCGAGCTCTTGTCATCGTCTTCTCCGGCGGAGGTAACAGAGCATCCGCCTCGAGAGGAATCATCCGATGAAGCCACGGAAGGAGAAGGAACCGCGAGGAAGACGACGCCATGAGAGTCATCAtcgagcttcttcttcttgagttgCGAGTCGCTTGCGCTCGGAGCTTCAAGCGCTCGCGCATCACGCTTGCAGTTAGGATCTCTCTCGCTcatcgctctctctctctctctctctctcttgttttttttttgctctctgCTTCTTTCTATTTCTGGTACTGTCTTCTCTTATTAAAAAAGCAGAGGAGATTTTGNNNNNNNNNNNNNNNNNNNNNNNNNNNNNNNNNNNNNNNNNNNNNNNNNNNNNNNNNNNNNNNNNNNNNNNNNNNNNNNNNNNNNNNNNNNNNNNNNNNNNNNNNNNNNNNNNNNNNNNNNNNNNNNNNNNNNNNNNNNNNNNNNNNNNNNNNNNNNNNNNNNNNNNNNNNNNNNNNNNNNNNNNN
This genomic window contains:
- the LOC106321055 gene encoding cyclin-dependent kinase inhibitor 6-like, with protein sequence MSERDPNCKRDARALEAPSASDSQLKKKKLDDDSHGVVFLAVPSPSVASSDDSSRGGCSVTSAGEDDDKSSIICFSSESNEIPRKSPTVSVDLETHQISDDLSVSGRISHRNEANPASEALGETTELESSSAVERDDRKSSPEVSKNPTPAEIEEFLSELENKDQKRFMDKYNFDIVNDKPLQGRYKWDRVKPLKE